Part of the Deltaproteobacteria bacterium genome is shown below.
AATGTTGGGCAAATACAGTTAGTTATACTTTTTTGGAAAACTCCATGATCAGTATCCAGGAACTAGAGTCCCATCTTTGGGGTGCCGCCGACATTCTGCGTGGCAGCATCGATAGCGCGGACTACAAGCATTACATATTTGGCCTGCTCTTCTATAAGCGACTTTGCGACGTATGGGAGGAGGAGTACGAGGACCGCCTTAAGAAATATAAGGACGAAGAGGTCGCACGGGATCCGGATGAACATCGATTTCACGTCCCAGTTGGATCGTTCTGGAGCGATATCCGTAAAAAATCAAAGAACATCGGAGAAGCGCTTAACATCGCCTTCCGTGCCATAGAGGACCATAATAAGCGGCTAAACGGTATCTTTCAGGACGTCGACTTCAATAACAAGGAGCGCTTCCCGGACGCTGTTCTGCAAAGGCTGCTCCAGCACTTTGACAAATATCGGCTGCGCAATGCCGTCTGTAGGAAAGCAAGCGAAAAAATAATACGCATCCTTGCCGCTACGTTTTTTGCTAGCAGCCAACGCCACGAGTATTCACGAGCATCACTCTAGGGCTTTTTCTTTGCTTGTTTAGTCGTTCTTTGTGCCACGTATTGCTTGCG
Proteins encoded:
- a CDS encoding SAM-dependent DNA methyltransferase — protein: MISIQELESHLWGAADILRGSIDSADYKHYIFGLLFYKRLCDVWEEEYEDRLKKYKDEEVARDPDEHRFHVPVGSFWSDIRKKSKNIGEALNIAFRAIEDHNKRLNGIFQDVDFNNKERFPDAVLQRLLQHFDKYRLRNAVCRKASEKIIRILAATFFASSQRHEYSRASL